A single genomic interval of Halomonas sp. GT harbors:
- a CDS encoding malic enzyme-like NAD(P)-binding protein: MMDANKQAALDYHAKPIPGKLSVELTKPTATARDLALAYSPGVAEPVREIAREAENAYRYTGKGNLVAVISDGTAILGLGNLGPLASKPVMEGKGVLFKCFAGINSVDIEVDAESPKAFIDTVARIADTWGGINLEDIKAPECFEIEKALIDRCNIPVFHDDQHGTAIVTAAGMLNALDIANKRIEDVKIVCMGAGAAAIACMRLLVSCGASKENLVMLDRRGVIHTDRDGINEYKAEFARHTDMRTLDDAIDGADVFIGLSGPGLLSAEQVKKMAADPVIFACTNPDPEIHPAVAREARPDVIMATGRSDFPNQVNNVLGFPFIFRGALDVRATRINEAMKLAAVHALKDLAREPVPQEVLDAYERTEMSFGREYIIPTPVDIRLLDRVSSAVAQAAVDSGVARKPYPAHYPLKTINDVYGA; encoded by the coding sequence ATGATGGATGCAAATAAGCAAGCGGCTTTGGATTATCACGCTAAACCGATTCCCGGTAAGCTATCTGTGGAGTTAACCAAACCCACGGCTACCGCGCGTGATCTGGCGCTGGCGTATAGCCCTGGCGTTGCTGAGCCGGTCCGCGAAATCGCTCGTGAGGCGGAAAATGCGTATCGCTACACTGGTAAAGGGAATCTGGTCGCTGTCATTTCTGACGGAACTGCCATTCTAGGCCTTGGCAACCTTGGTCCATTGGCTAGTAAGCCCGTTATGGAAGGCAAGGGCGTTCTCTTTAAGTGTTTTGCAGGCATTAATTCAGTCGATATTGAAGTGGATGCTGAAAGCCCTAAGGCGTTCATCGATACGGTGGCGCGAATTGCGGACACATGGGGCGGCATTAATCTGGAAGATATTAAAGCACCCGAGTGCTTTGAAATCGAAAAAGCCTTGATTGATCGCTGCAATATTCCTGTATTTCACGATGATCAGCATGGTACGGCCATTGTGACCGCTGCCGGTATGCTTAATGCGCTGGATATTGCAAATAAGCGTATTGAAGATGTGAAGATTGTTTGCATGGGCGCGGGAGCCGCGGCGATTGCCTGTATGCGTTTGCTAGTGTCTTGTGGCGCTAGTAAAGAGAATTTAGTGATGCTTGACCGTCGTGGTGTTATTCACACCGATCGCGATGGCATTAACGAGTATAAGGCTGAGTTCGCCCGACATACTGATATGCGCACGCTAGACGATGCCATCGACGGTGCTGATGTGTTTATTGGTCTTTCTGGCCCCGGGCTGCTTTCTGCCGAGCAAGTGAAAAAAATGGCCGCAGATCCGGTTATTTTCGCCTGTACTAACCCAGACCCGGAAATTCATCCGGCTGTGGCCCGCGAGGCACGCCCTGATGTGATCATGGCCACTGGCCGTTCGGACTTCCCGAATCAGGTAAATAACGTATTGGGTTTCCCGTTTATTTTCCGAGGTGCTTTGGATGTTCGGGCGACACGCATCAATGAAGCCATGAAGCTTGCAGCGGTCCACGCTCTGAAGGATCTAGCCCGAGAGCCGGTTCCTCAAGAAGTGTTAGACGCCTACGAGCGCACTGAAATGAGCTTTGGGCGTGAGTACATTATCCCGACACCGGTCGATATTCGCCTGCTAGACCGAGTTTCTTCAGCGGTGGCTCAGGCGGCTGTAGACTCAGGTGTGGCGCGTAAGCCTTATCCGGCGCACTATCCGCTCAAAACTATTAATGACGTTTACGGTGCATAA
- the rpmE gene encoding 50S ribosomal protein L31: MKQGIHPNYNTVTASCSCGASFQVGSTSGQDFSLDVCSNCHPFYTGKQKQATTGGRVERFNKRFGAAVKRG, from the coding sequence ATGAAACAAGGTATCCACCCGAATTACAACACGGTCACCGCTAGCTGTTCTTGCGGGGCAAGCTTCCAGGTCGGTTCTACCTCTGGTCAGGACTTCTCTTTGGACGTGTGCTCCAACTGCCACCCGTTCTACACTGGTAAGCAGAAGCAAGCGACCACTGGTGGCCGTGTAGAGCGCTTTAACAAGCGTTTCGGCGCTGCCGTTAAGCGCGGCTAA
- a CDS encoding primosomal protein N', which yields MPPPDPLPGTAYGFEKTANRLTAPSYRFRAAAHSSKLNAGGQLPDSVSNQTRPQGEFSVPFQVLKVALPSPLRRLFDYLPTRQPPACGWQIGLRVRVPFGRREVVGVVAELANGSELPQGKLRAISEVLDDAPLPNDWQWLCHFAARYYQHSLGDTMQLAMPARMRQGHPMGGRTQTLWLPLSPGDELPLQRAPKQAELYALLRQHPHGLAARAVTAHGFTREQLLALQKKGFARSQETTLTATPLAGGNLLASPSLPLNREQASALAVLHEKLESYHPCLLEGVTGSGKTEIYLQLIEALAAKGKQSLVLVPEIGLTPQTLARFKSRFRVPVVALHSGLTDLERLDVWEAAANGRALVIIGTRSAIFTPLKNPGAIIVDEEHDGSYKQHDGLRYHARDLAVARAHYHNIPLLLGSATPSFESLQQALSGHYRHLRLTQRPSQHPPAKLELIDLRHQRRQGGLLPGAIAAIKNTLKVGKQALVFINRRGFAPTLACHSCGWIAECGQCDSRMTLHRQPPLLACHHCDSRRALPDACPECGSGDLRALGSGTERTEETLQGLFPNVTVHRIDRDSTRKKESFEQILKEIQRGEPCLLVGTQMLAKGHHLPHVTLVVVVNADGGLYAADFRALEHSAQLLEQVAGRAGRAAHPGRVLVQTLHPDDPHLGQLAEHGYSALARSLLEERRLAMLPPFCFMALLRIESPHEEAALALGQQAAQALRQWLTMVKLPVRCLGPVPAPMERRQNRYHVHIMLAADKRSQRHTAANWLVQWLEANREARKVRWSIDIDPQTLA from the coding sequence ATGCCGCCACCTGATCCGTTGCCAGGCACCGCATACGGGTTTGAAAAAACTGCTAACCGGTTAACCGCTCCATCCTATAGATTCAGAGCGGCCGCGCATTCTAGCAAACTAAACGCCGGAGGCCAATTGCCCGACTCTGTTTCTAACCAGACACGCCCTCAAGGCGAGTTTTCAGTACCTTTTCAAGTGCTAAAAGTCGCTCTACCATCACCACTGCGGCGTTTATTTGACTATTTACCAACACGCCAACCACCCGCTTGCGGCTGGCAGATAGGCCTTAGAGTGCGCGTCCCCTTTGGCCGCAGAGAAGTGGTCGGCGTGGTGGCAGAACTTGCCAATGGCAGCGAATTGCCTCAGGGAAAACTGCGCGCTATTAGTGAGGTGCTCGACGACGCCCCCCTGCCCAACGACTGGCAGTGGCTATGCCATTTCGCAGCCCGTTATTATCAGCACAGCTTAGGCGACACGATGCAGCTGGCCATGCCCGCTCGGATGCGCCAGGGTCATCCAATGGGAGGACGAACGCAAACCCTTTGGCTACCGCTATCACCCGGGGATGAACTGCCGCTTCAACGAGCACCAAAGCAAGCCGAGCTGTATGCCCTGCTCCGTCAACACCCACATGGGCTGGCTGCCCGAGCAGTCACTGCTCACGGCTTCACCCGTGAGCAGCTTCTAGCCTTGCAAAAAAAGGGCTTCGCCCGCTCCCAGGAAACCACACTAACCGCAACACCTCTCGCAGGCGGTAACTTACTTGCCTCGCCATCACTTCCGCTGAACAGAGAGCAGGCATCGGCACTTGCCGTATTGCATGAAAAACTCGAAAGCTACCATCCTTGCTTACTTGAAGGTGTGACCGGAAGTGGTAAAACCGAAATTTATCTTCAGCTAATTGAAGCCCTCGCCGCGAAGGGCAAGCAGTCTCTGGTACTGGTGCCTGAAATAGGCCTTACTCCTCAGACCCTAGCGCGTTTTAAGAGCCGCTTCAGAGTACCGGTTGTGGCGCTACACTCGGGGCTTACCGACCTGGAGCGCCTGGATGTGTGGGAAGCCGCTGCTAATGGCCGCGCGCTGGTGATTATCGGCACCCGCTCGGCTATTTTCACTCCACTCAAAAACCCAGGGGCCATTATCGTTGACGAAGAGCATGATGGCTCCTATAAACAGCACGACGGGCTTCGCTACCACGCTCGAGACTTAGCCGTTGCCAGGGCTCACTACCACAACATTCCCCTACTGCTAGGCAGTGCAACGCCTTCTTTTGAGAGCTTGCAGCAAGCGCTTTCCGGCCATTACCGCCATCTGCGCCTCACCCAGCGTCCCAGCCAGCATCCGCCTGCCAAACTTGAATTGATTGACCTACGTCATCAGCGTCGCCAGGGTGGGCTCCTGCCTGGCGCTATCGCTGCTATCAAAAACACCTTAAAAGTAGGCAAGCAGGCGCTCGTTTTTATTAACCGACGGGGGTTCGCACCAACGCTGGCTTGCCATAGCTGCGGGTGGATCGCCGAGTGCGGGCAGTGCGACTCACGCATGACGCTGCACCGACAGCCCCCACTCTTGGCCTGCCACCATTGCGATAGTCGGCGCGCGCTACCAGACGCTTGCCCCGAGTGTGGCAGCGGTGACCTACGCGCCCTGGGCAGCGGCACCGAAAGAACCGAAGAAACGCTGCAAGGCTTGTTCCCAAACGTAACCGTTCACCGTATTGATCGCGACAGTACGCGCAAAAAAGAGAGTTTTGAGCAGATTCTCAAAGAGATTCAGCGAGGCGAGCCATGCTTACTCGTTGGCACACAGATGCTGGCGAAAGGTCATCACCTACCCCATGTCACACTGGTCGTCGTCGTTAATGCCGACGGTGGACTTTACGCTGCTGATTTTCGCGCGCTGGAACACAGCGCGCAGTTGCTGGAGCAAGTCGCTGGTCGCGCAGGGCGTGCCGCTCACCCGGGGCGGGTTCTGGTACAAACACTACACCCAGATGACCCGCATCTGGGCCAACTTGCAGAGCATGGTTATAGCGCACTCGCCCGCAGCCTTTTGGAAGAGCGCCGCCTCGCTATGCTGCCACCTTTTTGCTTTATGGCATTGCTACGCATTGAAAGCCCTCATGAAGAAGCTGCCCTTGCTTTGGGTCAGCAGGCTGCTCAAGCACTTCGCCAATGGTTAACAATGGTAAAACTACCAGTGCGCTGCTTAGGCCCCGTTCCAGCGCCCATGGAGCGCCGTCAAAACCGTTATCATGTACACATCATGCTGGCAGCGGACAAACGTAGCCAGCGCCATACTGCTGCTAACTGGCTGGTACAGTGGCTAGAGGCCAATCGTGAGGCGCGCAAAGTCCGTTGGTCAATCGACATTGACCCGCAAACTCTCGCGTAG
- the argS gene encoding arginine--tRNA ligase: MKDTIVTLLEGAIDALKHQGVLPDDLQPTIKVDPTKDKAHGDYATNLALMLAKPAAKKPRELADLLVAALPASDAIQKTEIAGPGFINFFAATDAAAQIVAQVLDSGDAFGRSLIGKGEKVQVEFVSANPTGPLHVGHGRGAAIGDCICRLLEATGYDVTREFYYNDAGAQIKNLALSVQARAKGLGPDDPSWPEDGYRGEYIVDVANDYMAGKTVAADDREVTAKADANDLDAIQAFAVAWLRREQDLDLKAFGVEFDVYFLESSLYQDGKVDATVEKLVANGHTYEEDGAMWLRTTDFGDDKDRVMRKREGGYTYFLPDVAYHLNKWQRGFKTVINEQGADHHSTVTRVRAGLQALEVGIPKGWPDYVLHQMVMVTRSGVEVKLSKRAGSYVTVRDLIDEVGRDATRFFLAARRADSQLTFDIDLARSQSNDNPVYYIQYAHARVSSMLRKAEDADQPFNHGVALANLALLDSDQEKAVLNRLARYPEVVENAAKNREPQQVAQYLLDLSGDFHTCYNAVKVMVEDDTLRNTRLALGLATKQVLRNGLDLMGVSAPEEM, translated from the coding sequence ATGAAAGACACAATTGTTACTTTGCTAGAAGGCGCGATTGACGCGCTTAAGCACCAAGGCGTGCTGCCCGACGATCTACAGCCGACGATTAAAGTTGACCCCACTAAAGATAAAGCGCACGGCGACTACGCCACCAATCTAGCCCTTATGCTGGCAAAGCCCGCAGCAAAGAAGCCTCGCGAGCTAGCCGATCTACTGGTAGCCGCCCTCCCCGCGAGCGATGCAATTCAAAAAACCGAGATCGCTGGCCCCGGGTTTATTAATTTTTTTGCTGCCACGGATGCGGCCGCTCAAATTGTTGCTCAGGTGCTCGATAGCGGCGATGCCTTTGGCCGCAGCCTGATTGGCAAGGGCGAGAAAGTCCAGGTAGAGTTTGTTTCTGCCAACCCAACAGGACCTCTTCATGTTGGCCATGGCCGTGGCGCAGCAATAGGCGACTGTATTTGCCGCCTGTTAGAAGCCACCGGCTACGATGTGACTCGCGAGTTTTATTACAACGATGCCGGCGCCCAGATCAAAAACCTGGCGCTTTCTGTTCAAGCTCGCGCCAAGGGCCTTGGGCCAGATGATCCCAGCTGGCCAGAAGACGGCTACCGCGGCGAGTACATCGTTGATGTGGCTAATGACTACATGGCAGGCAAAACGGTGGCAGCCGATGACCGTGAAGTCACCGCTAAAGCAGATGCTAATGACCTGGATGCCATTCAGGCTTTCGCTGTCGCTTGGCTACGCCGAGAACAGGATTTAGACCTGAAAGCATTTGGCGTTGAGTTTGACGTCTACTTCCTTGAGTCATCGCTTTATCAAGACGGCAAAGTAGACGCGACCGTTGAGAAGCTCGTTGCGAATGGCCATACGTACGAAGAGGATGGTGCCATGTGGCTACGCACCACTGACTTTGGCGATGACAAAGACCGCGTGATGCGCAAACGGGAAGGTGGCTACACCTACTTCTTGCCTGATGTGGCCTACCACCTTAATAAGTGGCAACGCGGCTTTAAAACCGTGATTAATGAGCAAGGTGCTGACCACCACTCCACGGTTACCCGTGTTCGTGCAGGCTTGCAGGCACTGGAAGTCGGCATTCCAAAAGGCTGGCCCGACTACGTTCTGCACCAAATGGTGATGGTGACCCGCTCAGGCGTAGAGGTAAAACTTTCCAAACGTGCTGGCAGCTATGTCACCGTGCGCGACCTGATTGATGAAGTTGGCCGTGATGCTACCCGCTTCTTCCTAGCGGCCCGCCGAGCGGATTCGCAGCTTACCTTTGATATCGACTTGGCACGCTCGCAGTCGAACGATAACCCTGTTTATTACATTCAATATGCCCATGCGCGGGTATCCAGCATGCTGCGCAAAGCCGAAGATGCAGACCAGCCATTCAACCACGGCGTTGCTCTAGCTAACCTCGCGCTGCTCGATAGCGACCAGGAAAAAGCCGTGCTTAATCGGTTGGCGCGCTACCCAGAAGTGGTTGAGAACGCAGCTAAAAATCGCGAGCCCCAGCAGGTTGCTCAGTATCTATTGGATCTTTCAGGTGATTTCCACACGTGCTACAACGCCGTTAAAGTCATGGTTGAAGACGATACCCTACGTAATACACGCTTAGCCCTTGGCCTAGCGACCAAGCAAGTACTTCGCAACGGCCTTGATCTTATGGGGGTCAGCGCCCCAGAGGAGATGTAA
- a CDS encoding SPOR domain-containing protein yields the protein MASPKEKPARRGATSQRKTSKNSGGGFNIPGWLWGIAGLAAGFFLAQHQHGTAPWQEQEDTPQATVLPKPADSDERSAARQTEGASEPAMPTFEFYTLLPDTEVIAPGVSLPSTVNRPEAATQQAQTTASNDAATNETASSNANAQSNDDPIAQVIAANMRPEEQVAAAQQAPASASSTPNRYMLQAASFRELSDAEQLRSRLRNLSLLAQVSEVKANGDIWHRVQVGPYEDTRELNRAQDLMSTQGIEPLLIQLQN from the coding sequence ATGGCCAGCCCAAAAGAGAAGCCAGCCCGCCGAGGCGCCACCTCTCAGCGCAAAACCAGCAAAAACTCAGGCGGCGGATTCAACATTCCTGGTTGGCTTTGGGGGATAGCAGGTTTAGCGGCAGGCTTTTTCCTTGCGCAGCATCAGCATGGTACTGCGCCATGGCAAGAACAGGAAGATACGCCTCAGGCAACTGTCCTACCTAAGCCTGCTGACAGCGATGAGCGCAGCGCAGCGCGTCAAACAGAGGGCGCTTCCGAGCCAGCAATGCCGACATTTGAGTTCTACACGCTGCTGCCAGACACAGAAGTTATTGCCCCTGGCGTGTCGCTGCCATCAACCGTGAACCGCCCTGAAGCAGCAACACAGCAGGCACAAACGACGGCAAGTAACGACGCAGCAACCAATGAAACTGCGTCAAGTAATGCAAATGCGCAGTCGAATGATGACCCTATTGCTCAGGTTATTGCAGCTAACATGCGTCCAGAAGAGCAAGTGGCCGCTGCTCAACAAGCACCTGCCAGCGCTTCCAGCACACCCAACCGTTACATGCTGCAGGCCGCATCATTTCGGGAATTAAGCGATGCCGAGCAGTTGCGCAGCCGCCTGCGCAACTTAAGCTTGCTTGCCCAGGTTAGCGAGGTGAAAGCCAATGGCGATATCTGGCACCGTGTTCAAGTAGGTCCTTATGAGGACACGCGAGAGCTAAACCGCGCCCAGGACCTAATGAGCACGCAAGGCATAGAGCCTCTGCTGATCCAATTGCAGAACTAG
- the hslV gene encoding ATP-dependent protease subunit HslV — MTTIVSVRRGNQVALAGDGQVSLGNTVMKGNASKVRRLYRGKVLAGFAGGTADAFTLFERFEAQLEKYQGHLTKAAVELAKDWRTDRALRRLEALLAVADHSASLIITGNGDVVEPERGIIAIGSGGNFAQASARALLENTELSAREITEKSLEIAGDICVFTNHHVTLEELNINDR; from the coding sequence ATGACCACTATTGTATCCGTACGCCGCGGTAATCAGGTTGCCCTTGCAGGCGACGGCCAAGTTTCACTGGGCAACACCGTAATGAAAGGTAATGCAAGTAAAGTACGCCGCCTATACCGCGGCAAAGTACTGGCAGGTTTTGCTGGTGGCACTGCCGATGCCTTCACGCTATTTGAACGTTTTGAAGCGCAGTTGGAAAAATACCAGGGCCACCTTACCAAAGCAGCCGTCGAGTTAGCCAAAGACTGGCGCACCGACCGGGCGCTGCGCCGCCTGGAAGCGCTACTGGCCGTGGCGGACCACAGTGCCTCGCTGATCATTACCGGTAACGGTGATGTGGTTGAGCCTGAACGCGGCATTATTGCTATTGGCTCTGGCGGCAATTTTGCCCAGGCAAGTGCCCGCGCGCTGTTGGAAAACACCGAGCTTTCTGCTCGTGAAATTACTGAAAAGTCTCTCGAAATCGCCGGCGACATCTGCGTATTTACCAATCACCACGTGACGCTCGAAGAGCTGAACATCAACGACCGTTGA
- the hslU gene encoding ATP-dependent protease ATPase subunit HslU, translating into MTQMTPREIVHALDQYIIGQQDAKRAVAIALRNRWRRMQLDDELRPEVTPKNILMIGPTGVGKTEIARRLAKLARAPFIKVEATKFTEVGYVGRDVESIIRDLMEAAIKMVREHAKEEVGHRAEDAAEDRVLDALLPPPRGQEDKPREDNGTRQTFRKKLREGQLDDKEIDIEISSHGQGIDIMTPPGMEEMTNQLQSLFSNMGQQKREQRRVTVKEALVLLRDEEAGKLVNEEEIKARAVEAVEQHGIVFLDEIDKVAKGSGQSSGGEVSREGVQRDLLPLIEGSTVSTKYGMVKTDHILFIASGAFHLSRPSDLIPELQGRLPIRVELDALTPGDFQRILTEPSASLTKQYQALLATEGLDIEFTPDGIERIAEISWQVNEGTENIGARRLHTVLERLLEEASFKGGDMDSPLVIDADYVNAQLGELAVDEDLSRYIL; encoded by the coding sequence ATGACTCAGATGACACCCCGCGAAATCGTCCACGCCCTGGATCAATACATTATTGGTCAACAAGATGCCAAGCGCGCTGTGGCCATTGCTCTGCGTAACCGCTGGCGCCGCATGCAGCTGGACGATGAGCTGCGCCCGGAAGTGACGCCAAAAAACATTCTGATGATTGGCCCTACCGGCGTAGGTAAAACTGAAATCGCTCGCCGCCTCGCCAAGCTGGCCAGAGCGCCCTTCATCAAAGTCGAGGCCACTAAGTTTACCGAAGTGGGCTATGTAGGCCGGGACGTCGAGTCGATTATTCGCGACTTAATGGAAGCCGCGATCAAAATGGTTCGCGAGCATGCGAAGGAAGAAGTCGGCCATCGCGCTGAAGATGCCGCTGAAGACCGCGTTCTAGATGCACTTTTGCCCCCTCCCCGTGGCCAGGAAGATAAGCCTCGGGAAGATAACGGTACGCGTCAAACCTTCCGCAAAAAACTTCGGGAAGGTCAACTGGATGATAAAGAGATCGATATCGAAATCTCTTCCCATGGGCAAGGCATCGACATAATGACGCCGCCAGGCATGGAGGAGATGACCAACCAGCTGCAGAGCCTATTCTCCAACATGGGCCAGCAAAAACGTGAACAGCGCCGTGTAACGGTGAAAGAAGCACTGGTTCTGCTGCGCGATGAAGAAGCGGGCAAACTGGTTAATGAAGAAGAGATCAAAGCTCGTGCCGTCGAAGCCGTCGAGCAACACGGAATTGTCTTCTTGGATGAGATCGACAAAGTTGCCAAGGGTAGCGGCCAGTCTAGCGGTGGAGAAGTCTCCCGTGAAGGCGTTCAGCGTGACCTGCTGCCGTTAATCGAAGGCTCTACCGTTTCAACCAAATACGGCATGGTCAAAACCGACCATATCCTGTTTATTGCTTCAGGTGCCTTCCACCTATCACGTCCCTCAGATCTTATTCCAGAGCTGCAAGGACGATTGCCGATCCGTGTTGAACTGGATGCGCTGACACCTGGCGATTTCCAGCGGATTCTAACCGAGCCATCCGCCTCACTCACCAAGCAGTATCAAGCGTTACTGGCTACCGAAGGGCTGGATATCGAGTTCACTCCAGACGGTATCGAACGTATTGCCGAGATTTCCTGGCAGGTGAACGAAGGCACCGAGAATATTGGCGCTCGCCGCCTGCATACAGTGCTGGAACGACTGCTCGAAGAAGCCTCATTTAAAGGCGGCGATATGGATAGCCCTCTGGTTATCGATGCCGATTACGTCAATGCCCAACTGGGTGAGCTAGCAGTAGACGAAGACCTATCGCGCTATATTTTGTAA
- a CDS encoding gamma-butyrobetaine hydroxylase-like domain-containing protein translates to MNAPISTNAPTPTRVHYHKQARELELGYANGENFRLPVEFLRVYSPSAEVRGHGGDTAVLQVGKKDVGLQNITQAGNYALKLHFDDGHDSGLYSWNYLYDLAQHQTVYWQNYLQRLEEAGASREPASIQFKQL, encoded by the coding sequence ATGAACGCCCCTATTTCTACGAATGCCCCCACCCCAACGCGGGTTCACTACCATAAACAGGCTCGCGAGCTAGAACTTGGCTACGCTAATGGCGAAAACTTTCGTCTGCCTGTCGAATTTTTACGGGTCTATTCCCCTTCAGCCGAAGTGCGTGGCCACGGCGGCGACACGGCTGTACTGCAAGTGGGTAAAAAAGATGTCGGCCTGCAAAACATTACCCAAGCCGGCAATTACGCCCTGAAATTGCATTTTGACGACGGCCACGACAGCGGCCTTTACAGCTGGAACTATCTTTACGACTTAGCTCAGCACCAAACAGTTTATTGGCAAAACTACCTGCAACGCCTCGAAGAGGCCGGGGCTTCCCGCGAGCCAGCCAGCATCCAATTCAAGCAGCTGTGA
- the ubiE gene encoding bifunctional demethylmenaquinone methyltransferase/2-methoxy-6-polyprenyl-1,4-benzoquinol methylase UbiE yields the protein MSPTEKRTTHFGYQEVAVDEKASRVAGVFHSVAARYDIMNDLMSMGIHRVWKRLAIERAGVRPGHHVLDIAGGTGDLTLKFSRLVGPRGKVVLADINASMLNVGRDKLMDNGVGGNVEYVQANAECLPFPDNSFDCITIAFGLRNVTDKDAALRSMTRVLKPGGRLLVLEFSKPNNALLSKAYDEYSFRLLPKMGELVAGDGESYRYLAESIRMHPDQETLKGMMEAAGLDRVEYTNLTGGIVALHRGIKL from the coding sequence ATGAGCCCCACTGAAAAACGCACTACCCATTTTGGTTATCAGGAAGTTGCAGTTGACGAAAAAGCGTCTCGTGTTGCCGGTGTCTTTCATTCGGTAGCTGCGCGCTATGACATCATGAACGACTTGATGTCTATGGGTATCCATCGCGTCTGGAAACGCCTCGCTATTGAGCGCGCAGGCGTTCGCCCCGGCCATCATGTGCTGGATATTGCTGGCGGCACTGGCGATTTAACGCTCAAATTTTCCCGTCTGGTCGGCCCGCGCGGAAAAGTGGTGTTGGCCGACATTAATGCCTCCATGCTCAACGTTGGCCGCGACAAACTGATGGACAATGGCGTCGGTGGCAACGTTGAGTATGTACAAGCCAATGCCGAGTGCCTGCCGTTTCCCGATAACAGTTTTGACTGCATTACGATTGCTTTCGGACTGCGCAACGTTACCGACAAGGACGCTGCGCTGCGCTCCATGACACGCGTGCTCAAGCCCGGCGGACGGTTACTAGTACTTGAGTTTTCAAAGCCAAATAATGCTTTGCTGTCAAAAGCATACGATGAATACTCCTTCCGCCTTCTGCCGAAAATGGGCGAGCTAGTGGCCGGAGACGGTGAGAGTTATCGCTACCTCGCCGAATCTATTCGCATGCATCCCGACCAGGAAACCCTGAAAGGCATGATGGAAGCTGCTGGACTGGATCGGGTTGAATATACCAACCTAACCGGCGGTATCGTTGCCCTTCACCGCGGCATTAAATTATGA
- a CDS encoding ubiquinone biosynthesis accessory factor UbiJ has translation MLVTPTLLLAGCERTLNALLAHDPASPARLSALAGSRLLVRLEKPHLQLVLHYHHAGIDLLRGDDLDETDVDAIVELTPETLSEWLSGASIERLMFDGKLSVRGRIHLLEATRDLLFDLDIDWEGELARWLGDMPAHSLAEGIRRAARWGLRAKDELLQDVSEYVFEEARILPGRQQRDVLRDHLTELEIATDRLEARLNRLHKRLTQLTATPTEQLHPEEPH, from the coding sequence ATGCTAGTCACCCCGACCCTGTTGCTGGCCGGATGTGAACGCACGTTGAATGCCTTGCTTGCCCACGATCCGGCTTCGCCTGCGCGCTTGTCGGCGTTAGCGGGTAGTCGATTACTGGTAAGGCTCGAAAAGCCTCACCTTCAGCTGGTGCTGCACTACCACCATGCGGGCATTGATCTGCTGCGTGGCGATGATTTAGACGAAACTGACGTCGACGCCATCGTCGAGCTCACTCCTGAAACACTCTCTGAGTGGTTAAGTGGCGCCTCCATTGAGCGATTGATGTTTGATGGCAAACTTTCTGTGCGTGGTCGCATCCACCTGCTGGAAGCCACCCGTGACCTGCTCTTTGATCTGGATATCGACTGGGAAGGCGAGCTAGCTCGCTGGCTGGGCGATATGCCCGCCCACTCACTGGCCGAAGGTATTCGACGCGCCGCGCGCTGGGGGCTAAGAGCGAAAGACGAGCTGCTGCAGGACGTTTCTGAATACGTATTTGAAGAAGCCCGCATACTCCCCGGCCGCCAACAGCGCGATGTGCTCCGAGATCATTTGACCGAACTTGAGATCGCGACCGACCGCTTGGAAGCCAGGCTCAATCGCTTGCATAAGCGTTTGACACAGTTAACAGCCACGCCGACCGAGCAGTTGCACCCTGAGGAGCCGCACTGA